A single Pseudomonas sp. DC1.2 DNA region contains:
- a CDS encoding MlaD family protein, with protein sequence METRAHHVLIGLFTVIVVAGALLFGLWLAKSSVDSEFQDYEIVFNEAVSGLSKGSSVQYSGIKVGDVVTLRLDPKDPRRVLARIRLGGETPIKEDTQAKLALTGITGTSIIQLSGGTPQSPQLKGKDGELPTIVAAPSPISRLMNDSNDLMSGVNTLMQNANHMFSSDNVERISSILEHLEQTTGVIADQRGDIRQAMQQLASIGKQAGATLEQTTALMRNANGLLNDQGKQMFSSAEQAMKSLEQSTATINTLLTTNQDSLNSGMQGLNGLAPAVRELRDTLTSLRAISKRLEANPSGYLLGSDKNKEFTP encoded by the coding sequence ATGGAAACCCGAGCCCATCATGTGTTGATCGGCCTGTTCACCGTGATTGTGGTGGCGGGCGCCCTGCTCTTCGGTCTGTGGCTGGCCAAGTCCAGCGTCGACAGCGAGTTCCAGGATTATGAAATCGTCTTCAACGAGGCGGTCAGCGGTTTGTCCAAAGGCAGTTCGGTGCAGTACAGCGGGATCAAGGTCGGTGACGTCGTGACGCTGCGTCTGGACCCCAAAGACCCGCGTCGGGTGCTGGCGCGGATTCGCCTGGGCGGTGAAACGCCGATCAAGGAAGACACCCAGGCCAAACTGGCGCTGACCGGCATCACCGGCACCTCGATCATCCAGCTCAGCGGCGGTACACCGCAAAGCCCGCAACTCAAAGGCAAGGACGGTGAGTTACCAACGATCGTTGCAGCGCCCTCGCCCATCTCCCGTTTGATGAACGACAGCAACGACCTCATGAGCGGCGTGAATACGCTGATGCAGAACGCCAATCATATGTTTTCGTCGGATAACGTCGAGCGCATCAGCAGTATCCTCGAACACCTGGAGCAAACCACTGGCGTCATCGCCGACCAGCGTGGCGACATCCGGCAGGCGATGCAGCAACTGGCGTCCATCGGCAAACAGGCCGGCGCCACGCTCGAACAGACTACCGCGCTGATGCGTAACGCCAATGGCCTGCTCAACGATCAGGGCAAGCAGATGTTCAGCAGTGCCGAGCAGGCTATGAAGTCGCTGGAGCAAAGCACCGCCACCATCAACACGTTGCTGACGACCAATCAGGATTCCCTGAACAGCGGCATGCAAGGCCTCAATGGCCTGGCACCGGCGGTGCGTGAACTGCGCGACACCCTGACGTCGTTGCGGGCCATTTCCAAGCGCCTTGAGGCCAACCCCAGCGGTTACCTGTTGGGCAGCGACAAGAACAAGGAATTCACGCCATGA
- a CDS encoding ABC-type transport auxiliary lipoprotein family protein translates to MKLTHIALLASVTWLSACSILPTSEPSDVYRLPTAQSNVATLHGAPLRWSLRLAKPQASEALNSPRIAVIAQGDLLSSYKAARWSDPAPVLLRNRLLDGFQRDGRVSLLSTDDSNFQADLELGGSLQAFQTEYQGATASVVVRLDALLVRGYDQRILASRRFEVRQRLSEVQVPAVVAGFGQACDQLTAQVVAWAVEQGAALAPPPKL, encoded by the coding sequence ATGAAGCTGACCCACATTGCCCTCCTCGCCAGTGTTACGTGGCTCAGTGCCTGCTCGATCCTGCCCACGTCCGAGCCCTCGGATGTCTACCGCTTACCGACGGCCCAGAGCAACGTGGCGACCCTTCACGGTGCGCCGCTGCGCTGGTCGCTGCGCCTGGCGAAACCCCAGGCCAGCGAGGCGTTGAACAGCCCGAGGATCGCCGTGATTGCGCAAGGCGATCTGCTCAGCAGTTACAAAGCGGCGCGCTGGAGCGACCCGGCGCCGGTGTTGCTGCGCAATCGGTTGCTCGATGGTTTTCAGCGTGATGGCCGGGTGTCGCTGTTGAGCACTGATGACAGCAACTTCCAGGCGGATCTGGAGTTGGGTGGCAGCTTGCAGGCGTTTCAGACCGAGTATCAGGGCGCGACGGCCAGTGTGGTGGTGCGCCTCGATGCGTTGCTGGTGCGCGGTTATGACCAGCGCATTCTCGCCAGTCGCCGTTTTGAAGTGCGCCAGCGGTTGAGTGAGGTACAGGTGCCGGCGGTGGTCGCGGGGTTTGGCCAGGCTTGCGATCAATTGACGGCGCAAGTGGTGGCGTGGGCGGTTGAGCAAGGGGCGGCACTTGCGCCACCGCCGAAACTTTGA
- the gltP gene encoding glutamate/aspartate:proton symporter GltP — MKKAKLSLAWQILIGLVLGIAIGALLNHFSAEKAWWISNVLQPAGDIFIRLIKMIVIPIVISSLIVGIAGVGDAKKLGRIGLKTIVYFEVVTTIAILVGLVLANVFHPGTGIDLSTLGTVDISKYQATAAEVQHEHAFVETILNLIPSNIFAAMARGEMLPIIFFSVLFGLGLSSLQSDLREPLVKMFQGVSESMFKVTHMIMNYAPIGVFALIAVTVANFGFASLLPLAKLVLLVYFAIAFFAFVVLGLIARLFGFSVIKLMRIFKDELVLAYSTASSETVLPRVIEKMEAYGAPKAICSFVVPTGYSFNLDGSTLYQSIAAIFIAQLYGIDLSISQQLLLVLTLMVTSKGIAGVPGVSFVVLLATLGSVGIPLEGLAFIAGVDRIMDMARTALNVIGNALAVLVISRWEGMYDDAKGERYWNSLPHWRTKTKLPAGESSSN; from the coding sequence ATGAAGAAGGCAAAGCTTAGCCTCGCCTGGCAGATCCTGATCGGTCTGGTATTGGGGATAGCAATCGGTGCGCTGCTCAACCATTTCAGTGCCGAAAAAGCATGGTGGATCAGCAACGTCCTGCAACCAGCAGGCGATATCTTTATCCGTCTGATCAAGATGATTGTGATCCCGATCGTGATCTCCTCGCTGATCGTCGGCATCGCCGGCGTGGGTGACGCGAAAAAGCTCGGGCGCATCGGTCTGAAGACCATCGTCTACTTCGAAGTCGTCACCACCATCGCCATTTTGGTGGGTCTGGTGCTGGCCAACGTGTTCCATCCGGGCACCGGCATCGACCTGAGCACCTTGGGTACAGTGGATATTTCCAAGTACCAGGCCACCGCCGCCGAGGTTCAGCATGAACACGCGTTCGTCGAAACCATCCTCAACCTGATCCCGTCAAACATCTTCGCGGCCATGGCCCGCGGCGAGATGCTGCCGATCATCTTCTTCTCCGTATTGTTCGGTCTCGGTCTGTCGAGCCTGCAATCGGACCTGCGCGAACCGCTGGTGAAGATGTTCCAGGGCGTGTCCGAAAGCATGTTCAAAGTCACCCACATGATCATGAACTACGCCCCTATCGGCGTTTTCGCACTGATCGCGGTGACCGTGGCCAACTTCGGCTTCGCCTCTCTGCTGCCACTGGCCAAACTGGTGCTGCTGGTTTACTTCGCCATCGCCTTTTTCGCCTTCGTGGTGCTGGGCCTGATCGCTCGCCTGTTTGGCTTCTCGGTGATCAAGCTGATGCGCATCTTCAAGGATGAACTGGTGCTGGCCTACTCCACCGCCAGCTCTGAAACCGTGCTGCCGCGCGTAATTGAGAAGATGGAAGCCTACGGCGCGCCGAAAGCCATTTGCAGCTTCGTGGTGCCGACCGGTTACTCGTTCAACCTCGACGGTTCAACGCTGTACCAAAGCATCGCGGCGATTTTCATTGCTCAGCTCTACGGCATCGACCTGTCCATCAGCCAGCAGTTGCTGTTGGTACTGACCCTGATGGTCACCTCCAAAGGCATCGCCGGCGTACCGGGCGTGTCCTTCGTGGTCCTGCTGGCGACCTTGGGCAGCGTGGGCATTCCGCTGGAAGGCCTGGCGTTTATTGCCGGTGTCGACCGCATCATGGACATGGCCCGTACCGCACTCAACGTGATCGGCAACGCCTTGGCGGTGCTGGTCATCTCTCGCTGGGAAGGCATGTACGACGATGCCAAGGGCGAGCGCTACTGGAACTCGCTGCCGCACTGGCGCACCAAGACTAAGTTGCCGGCGGGTGAATCCTCCAGCAACTGA
- a CDS encoding M16 family metallopeptidase yields the protein MRCLLFACLLLGSLPSFALDRFQVEGYSLPNGLQLLLKPGSERGHVAIRLVVGVGLDDFGCADKELPHLLEHLLFSGIDASGEGGLEERMQALGGEWNAYTSNADTTFVIEAPAKNQRQVLDLLLALLTQTRVDDNAITAAKQVVEREDGGHYSHLQRWLDRQDLGHTASNQLAVELGLKCAEHAEVDHLTREQLENVRKAWYAPNNMTLIMVGELDRLLPAYLERTWGALDAVDPTDHQPLPDINATAAHERSLIHGFVGGSAKLHWLVPEPSLEEVPDETFDVLKDYLDWALYRQLRLAHGLSYGPWAERELFGGVGFMSLNADIERDNVAEAEQVLEELKADLLKNGLDAGSFNRLKQAAIARQAWAVQGNSALADYYWSALGDYEDGRFADPARALQGVTLEDANKAMRALLMQPGYWRVETPLMSYDQLLWAAAGGLGVGVLGVLAWRLRRRR from the coding sequence ATGCGTTGTCTGTTGTTTGCCTGCCTGTTGCTCGGATCACTTCCTTCGTTTGCCCTGGATCGCTTTCAGGTCGAGGGCTATTCGCTGCCCAACGGCCTGCAATTGCTGCTCAAACCCGGTAGCGAGCGCGGGCATGTGGCGATTCGTCTGGTGGTAGGCGTCGGCCTGGATGATTTCGGCTGTGCTGACAAGGAGTTGCCGCACCTGCTCGAACACCTGCTGTTTAGCGGCATCGACGCCAGCGGTGAGGGCGGTCTGGAGGAGCGCATGCAGGCATTGGGCGGTGAATGGAACGCTTACACCAGCAACGCCGACACCACTTTCGTGATCGAGGCCCCGGCGAAAAATCAGCGCCAGGTTCTCGACCTGCTGCTGGCGCTGCTGACTCAGACCCGTGTCGATGACAACGCGATTACCGCCGCCAAACAGGTGGTTGAGCGCGAAGACGGTGGCCACTATTCGCACCTGCAACGCTGGCTCGACCGCCAGGACCTGGGCCACACCGCCAGTAATCAACTGGCCGTTGAGCTGGGCCTCAAGTGCGCCGAGCACGCGGAAGTCGATCACCTGACACGCGAGCAACTGGAGAACGTGCGCAAGGCCTGGTATGCGCCCAACAACATGACGCTGATCATGGTCGGCGAACTCGACCGTTTGCTACCGGCTTATCTGGAGCGGACCTGGGGCGCGCTCGACGCCGTCGACCCCACGGATCATCAGCCCTTGCCGGACATCAACGCCACCGCCGCGCATGAACGCAGCCTGATCCACGGTTTCGTCGGTGGCAGTGCCAAATTGCACTGGCTGGTGCCGGAACCTTCACTCGAAGAGGTGCCCGACGAAACGTTTGACGTGCTCAAGGATTATCTGGACTGGGCGCTTTATCGTCAGTTGCGCCTGGCCCACGGTTTGTCTTACGGGCCCTGGGCCGAGCGGGAGTTGTTCGGTGGCGTGGGCTTCATGAGCCTTAACGCTGACATTGAGCGCGATAACGTCGCTGAGGCCGAGCAGGTGCTGGAAGAGTTGAAGGCCGATTTGCTCAAAAACGGCCTCGACGCGGGCTCGTTCAACCGGCTGAAACAGGCGGCCATTGCTCGCCAGGCCTGGGCTGTTCAAGGTAACAGCGCACTGGCCGATTACTACTGGAGTGCGCTGGGGGACTATGAGGACGGCCGGTTCGCCGATCCAGCGCGGGCGCTGCAAGGCGTGACGCTGGAAGACGCCAACAAGGCGATGCGCGCGTTGCTGATGCAGCCGGGCTATTGGCGGGTCGAGACGCCGCTGATGAGTTATGACCAGTTGCTGTGGGCGGCTGCGGGGGGCTTGGGCGTGGGCGTGCTCGGCGTATTGGCCTGGCGCCTGCGCCGTCGGCGCTAA
- a CDS encoding inhibitor of vertebrate lysozyme family protein: MNVRLKTLAAALLLGGSAMAMAANDGQARVSELLNSDPHYRQTWTNVVKKEERLPEWVMNLSGAADQMNAVQENGDKYLVGPLCETQQTCLNKRLIVAFSFDKKDAYAMLVEVPTGLPADKSPTRHATYRFLGKPNQGMQDLLMEQLKKDPNWY, translated from the coding sequence ATGAACGTGAGGTTGAAGACACTGGCAGCCGCCCTGCTGTTGGGCGGTAGTGCCATGGCGATGGCGGCCAATGACGGGCAGGCCCGTGTCAGCGAATTGCTGAACTCGGATCCGCATTACCGTCAAACCTGGACAAACGTCGTCAAGAAGGAAGAGCGGCTGCCGGAGTGGGTAATGAACCTCTCCGGCGCCGCCGACCAGATGAATGCCGTGCAGGAAAACGGCGACAAATACCTGGTAGGACCTCTGTGCGAGACACAGCAGACCTGCCTGAACAAGCGCCTGATCGTGGCGTTCAGCTTCGACAAGAAGGATGCCTACGCCATGCTGGTCGAAGTACCCACGGGGCTACCGGCTGATAAGTCGCCCACGCGACATGCCACTTATCGCTTCCTCGGCAAACCCAACCAGGGTATGCAGGACTTGTTGATGGAACAGCTGAAAAAAGATCCAAACTGGTACTGA
- a CDS encoding ABC transporter ATP-binding protein yields MSRLPRAPTETVIEVRGLANRFGSQSVHENLDLEVYKGEILAVVGGSGSGKSVLLRSIVGLRRPSEGVVNVFGKNLPTLSGHERSMVERRFGVLFQKGALFSSLTVTENVALPLIEHAGLSRADAEHLAAVKLALAGLPLSAADKYPASLSGGMIKRAALARALALDPDILFLDEPTAGLDPIGAAAFDQLILTLRDALGLSVFLVTHDLDTLYTITDRVAVLAQKKVLVADAIDKVSETDDPWIHEYFHGPRGRAALNAAQQLNEV; encoded by the coding sequence GTGAGTCGTCTACCCCGAGCGCCCACCGAGACGGTGATTGAAGTGCGTGGTTTGGCCAATCGTTTTGGCAGTCAAAGCGTGCATGAAAACCTCGACCTAGAGGTGTACAAGGGTGAAATCCTGGCCGTGGTCGGTGGTTCAGGCAGCGGAAAGTCGGTGCTACTGCGCAGCATTGTCGGGCTGCGTCGCCCCAGCGAAGGGGTGGTTAACGTCTTCGGCAAAAACCTGCCGACGCTGTCCGGGCATGAGCGTTCGATGGTTGAACGGCGCTTCGGGGTGTTGTTCCAGAAGGGCGCCCTGTTCTCTTCGCTGACGGTGACCGAGAACGTCGCCCTGCCGCTGATCGAACACGCAGGCCTGAGCCGGGCCGACGCCGAGCACTTGGCGGCGGTGAAGCTGGCGTTGGCCGGGCTGCCGCTGTCGGCGGCAGACAAGTACCCCGCTTCACTGTCCGGCGGCATGATCAAACGCGCGGCACTGGCCCGAGCCTTGGCGCTGGACCCGGACATCCTGTTTCTTGACGAGCCCACGGCTGGCCTCGACCCGATTGGCGCCGCAGCCTTCGACCAGTTGATCCTGACCCTGCGCGACGCCCTGGGGCTGAGTGTGTTTCTGGTGACCCACGACCTCGACACGCTTTACACCATTACCGACCGCGTGGCGGTGCTGGCGCAAAAAAAAGTGCTGGTGGCCGATGCCATCGACAAAGTCTCGGAAACCGACGACCCGTGGATTCACGAATACTTCCATGGCCCTCGCGGCCGCGCGGCGCTTAACGCCGCTCAACAGCTCAACGAGGTCTGA
- the algB gene encoding sigma-54-dependent response regulator transcription factor AlgB, which produces MESATEHQGRILLVDDESAILRTFRYCLEDEGYAVATANSAAQADALLQRQVFDLCFLDLRLGEDNGLDVLAQMRIQAPWMRVVIVTAHSAVDTAVDAIQAGAADYLVKPCSPDQLRLATAKQLEVRQLSARLEALEGEVRKTKDGLDSHSPAMKVVLETARQVAGTDANILILGESGTGKGELARAIHGWSKREKKSCVTINCPSLTAELMESELFGHSRGAFTGASESTLGRVNQADGGTLFLDEIGDFPLTLQPKLLRFIQDKEYERVGDPVTRRADVRILAATNLNLEDMVRDGRFREDLLYRLNVITLHLPPLRERSEDILNLADRFLARFVKEYARPARGFSDEAREALLSYRWPGNIRELRNVVERASIICPQERVEIIHLGMAEQPVNNAPRVGAALSLDELEKAHIGAVLATAGTLDQAAKTLGIDASTLYRKRKQYNL; this is translated from the coding sequence ATGGAATCAGCCACTGAGCACCAAGGCCGCATTCTGCTGGTGGACGACGAATCCGCCATCCTGCGAACGTTCCGCTATTGCCTGGAAGATGAAGGCTACGCCGTCGCCACTGCCAACAGCGCGGCACAGGCTGATGCTTTATTGCAGCGCCAGGTGTTCGATCTGTGCTTCCTCGATTTGCGCCTGGGTGAGGACAATGGCCTGGATGTGTTGGCGCAGATGCGTATTCAAGCGCCCTGGATGCGTGTGGTCATCGTGACCGCGCATTCGGCCGTAGACACTGCGGTCGATGCAATTCAGGCGGGCGCCGCTGACTATCTGGTCAAGCCTTGCAGCCCCGATCAACTGCGTCTCGCCACCGCCAAGCAATTGGAGGTGCGCCAGCTCTCCGCTCGGCTGGAGGCGCTGGAAGGTGAAGTGCGTAAAACCAAGGATGGCCTGGACTCTCATAGCCCGGCCATGAAGGTGGTGCTCGAAACGGCTCGCCAAGTGGCGGGCACCGACGCCAACATCCTGATTCTCGGTGAGTCCGGGACGGGTAAAGGCGAGTTGGCCCGGGCTATCCATGGTTGGAGCAAGCGTGAGAAAAAATCCTGCGTCACCATCAATTGCCCGTCACTGACCGCAGAACTGATGGAGAGCGAGCTATTCGGCCACAGCCGAGGGGCGTTTACCGGTGCCAGCGAAAGCACGTTGGGGCGCGTCAATCAAGCAGATGGCGGGACGCTATTTCTCGATGAAATCGGCGATTTTCCCCTCACATTGCAGCCAAAGTTGCTGCGTTTCATTCAGGACAAAGAATATGAGCGCGTGGGCGATCCGGTCACCCGGCGTGCCGACGTGCGCATCCTTGCGGCCACCAACCTCAACCTTGAAGACATGGTCCGTGACGGGCGTTTCCGTGAAGACCTGCTTTATCGCCTGAACGTCATCACCCTGCACCTGCCACCGTTGCGCGAACGCAGCGAAGACATCTTGAACCTGGCAGACCGGTTTCTGGCGCGCTTCGTCAAGGAATATGCGCGTCCGGCCCGGGGTTTCAGCGATGAGGCCCGCGAAGCATTGCTCAGCTATCGCTGGCCGGGCAATATTCGCGAGCTGCGCAACGTGGTGGAGCGGGCGAGCATTATCTGTCCGCAGGAACGGGTCGAGATCATCCATTTGGGGATGGCTGAACAACCAGTCAATAACGCGCCGCGGGTGGGCGCCGCACTGAGCCTGGATGAGCTGGAAAAGGCTCATATCGGTGCTGTATTGGCGACGGCCGGAACCCTGGACCAAGCGGCCAAGACCTTGGGTATCGATGCTTCCACGCTTTACCGCAAGCGCAAGCAGTACAACTTGTGA
- a CDS encoding nucleoside recognition domain-containing protein, with protein sequence MLNGLWLGFFIVAAVSALAQWLIGGNAGIFAAMVESIFAMAKLSVEVMVLLFGTLTLWLGFLRIAEKAGIVDWLAKALGPLFLRLMPEVPPGHPAIGLITLNFAANALGLDNAATPIGLKAMKALQELNPSTTIASNAQILFLVLNASSLTLLPVTIFMYRAQQGAPDPTLVFLPILLATSCSTIVGFLSVAFMQRLRIWDPVVLAYLIPGALALGGFMALLATLSATALAGLSSILGNLTLFGLIMLFLIIGALRKVKVYEAFVEGAKEGFDVAKNLLPYLVAMLCAVGVLRASGALDFGLDGIRHLVEWAGWDTRFVDALPTAMVKPFSGSAARAMLIETMKTSGVDSFPALVAATIQGSTETTFYVLAVYFGAAGIQRARHAVGCALLAEFAGVVGAIFICYWFFG encoded by the coding sequence ATGCTTAATGGGCTGTGGCTTGGCTTCTTCATTGTGGCCGCCGTGTCGGCGCTGGCGCAGTGGCTGATCGGTGGCAACGCCGGGATCTTCGCGGCAATGGTGGAAAGCATTTTCGCCATGGCCAAGTTGTCGGTCGAGGTCATGGTCCTGCTGTTCGGCACCCTCACGCTCTGGCTCGGGTTTCTGCGAATCGCCGAGAAAGCCGGGATCGTGGACTGGTTGGCCAAGGCCTTGGGGCCGCTGTTCCTGCGGCTGATGCCGGAAGTGCCGCCGGGGCACCCGGCCATTGGCCTGATCACCCTAAACTTCGCCGCCAATGCCCTGGGTCTGGACAACGCAGCCACACCGATTGGCTTGAAAGCCATGAAGGCGCTGCAAGAGCTCAATCCCAGCACCACCATCGCCAGCAACGCGCAAATCCTGTTCCTGGTGCTCAACGCCTCGTCCCTGACCCTGCTGCCGGTGACGATTTTCATGTACCGCGCCCAGCAAGGTGCGCCGGACCCGACGTTGGTGTTTCTGCCGATCCTGCTGGCCACCAGTTGCTCGACCATCGTCGGCTTTCTCTCAGTGGCCTTCATGCAACGCCTGCGCATCTGGGACCCGGTGGTGCTCGCCTACCTGATTCCCGGCGCCTTAGCCCTCGGTGGCTTCATGGCGCTGCTGGCAACGCTCTCGGCGACCGCGCTGGCCGGCCTGTCCTCGATCCTCGGCAACCTGACACTGTTCGGGCTGATCATGCTGTTCCTGATCATTGGCGCGCTGCGCAAAGTGAAGGTGTACGAAGCGTTCGTCGAAGGGGCCAAAGAAGGCTTCGACGTGGCCAAAAACTTGCTGCCGTATCTGGTGGCAATGTTGTGCGCAGTCGGCGTGTTGCGGGCTTCCGGGGCGCTGGACTTCGGCCTCGACGGGATTCGGCACCTGGTGGAGTGGGCCGGTTGGGACACGCGCTTTGTCGATGCCCTGCCCACAGCGATGGTCAAACCGTTCTCCGGCAGCGCCGCCAGGGCGATGCTGATCGAGACCATGAAGACCTCCGGGGTGGACAGCTTCCCGGCGCTGGTGGCGGCGACGATTCAGGGCAGCACGGAAACAACGTTCTATGTACTGGCAGTGTACTTCGGCGCAGCGGGCATCCAGCGGGCGCGACATGCCGTGGGGTGTGCGTTGTTGGCGGAGTTTGCCGGCGTCGTCGGCGCGATCTTCATTTGCTACTGGTTCTTTGGCTAA
- a CDS encoding DUF1328 domain-containing protein: protein MLSWAITFLIIAIIAAVLGFGGIAGTATGIAKILFVVFLVMFIASFFFGRRGRG from the coding sequence ATGTTGAGTTGGGCAATTACATTCTTGATCATTGCCATCATCGCCGCCGTATTGGGCTTCGGTGGTATCGCGGGCACCGCTACCGGCATCGCCAAAATTCTGTTTGTGGTGTTTCTGGTGATGTTCATTGCTTCGTTCTTCTTCGGCCGTCGCGGTCGAGGCTGA
- a CDS encoding ABC transporter permease, with protein MTSSTLPGSAQLDTSHTPAQLRVTGDWTLLHYADLKRLGDTLRGQYDDSTDIDLNGLGALDTAGASLLVELLGAERLGRSTEHPQCAVSPANRALLHTVYCSLSNFCIPLKEPEISVGIQLLTRIGRAVDAVWQDTLQLLGFVGLILETIARHLFRPKRWRITPMVAHIEQTGLDAAPIVALLTFLVGAVVAFLGATVLASFGASVFTVDLVAFSFLREFGVLLTAILMAGRTASAFTAQIGSMKANEEIDAIRTLGLDPIELLVVPRVLALLVALPMLTFVAMLSGIIGGGVVCALSLGISPAMFLSLLQSDIGVQHFLVGIVKAPIFAFLIAAIGCLEGFKVSGSAESVGAHTTSSVVQSIFVVIVLDAVAALFFMEMGW; from the coding sequence ATGACCAGCAGTACATTGCCCGGCAGTGCCCAACTGGACACCTCCCATACTCCTGCGCAACTGCGGGTGACCGGTGACTGGACGCTCCTCCATTACGCCGATCTCAAGCGCCTGGGCGACACGCTTCGCGGCCAGTACGACGACAGCACTGACATTGACCTCAATGGCTTGGGTGCGCTCGACACCGCAGGCGCTTCGCTGTTGGTGGAGTTATTGGGGGCGGAGCGTCTTGGCCGCTCCACCGAGCACCCGCAGTGCGCCGTCTCCCCCGCCAACCGCGCGTTGCTGCACACGGTTTATTGCTCGCTCAGTAATTTCTGCATACCGCTCAAAGAACCGGAAATCAGCGTCGGCATTCAACTGCTGACCCGCATTGGCCGCGCCGTTGACGCGGTCTGGCAGGACACCTTGCAGTTGCTGGGCTTCGTCGGCCTGATCCTCGAAACCATCGCCCGCCACCTCTTTCGCCCCAAGCGTTGGCGCATCACGCCAATGGTCGCGCACATCGAACAGACCGGGCTCGACGCTGCACCCATTGTCGCCCTGCTGACCTTTCTGGTGGGCGCGGTGGTGGCGTTTCTCGGGGCGACGGTGCTGGCCAGTTTCGGCGCGAGTGTGTTCACCGTGGACCTCGTTGCGTTCTCGTTCCTGCGTGAGTTTGGCGTCTTGTTGACCGCGATCCTCATGGCCGGCCGCACCGCGAGTGCCTTTACCGCCCAAATTGGCTCGATGAAGGCCAACGAAGAAATCGATGCGATCCGCACCCTGGGCCTCGATCCGATTGAGTTGCTGGTCGTGCCGCGAGTCTTGGCGCTGCTGGTGGCGTTGCCAATGCTGACCTTCGTGGCGATGCTTTCGGGGATTATCGGTGGCGGCGTGGTGTGCGCGTTGTCGTTGGGTATTTCGCCGGCGATGTTTCTCTCGTTGCTGCAATCAGACATCGGCGTTCAGCACTTTTTGGTGGGGATCGTCAAAGCGCCGATCTTCGCGTTCCTGATCGCTGCCATCGGTTGCCTGGAAGGCTTCAAAGTCAGCGGCAGCGCCGAATCTGTTGGGGCCCACACCACGTCCAGTGTGGTGCAGTCGATTTTCGTGGTGATCGTCCTTGATGCCGTCGCCGCACTGTTTTTCATGGAGATGGGCTGGTGA
- a CDS encoding DUF5924 family protein translates to MPNLTLYVQRLLELMKRYPGVIALGGFISGVCSFILVDRQQGLATWITTIMLISWVWLMLENSLTQLFTKVFKREIPQPLLRYATQMIHQESLFFVLPFFFITTTWNSGQLVFTGLLGAAALISITDPLYYKWLAPRRWAFLALHTLTLFAALLTALPVILHLTTSQSFKLALGISVLLSFPSLASIFPIRTVRNALAILSITLGIGAVGWLLRSWVPPATLWMTDVAISTRLQDRTPGESLDDVSVAQIRGDGLYAYTAINAPRGLDERIYHVWQFEGKEVDRIALDIHGGRNEGYRAWSHKQNFPGNPAGNWQVRVLTEDGQVIGVLRFKITDSTPIKEK, encoded by the coding sequence ATGCCCAACTTGACCCTTTACGTACAGCGCCTCCTGGAATTGATGAAGCGCTATCCAGGGGTCATTGCGCTCGGCGGTTTTATCTCCGGGGTATGCAGTTTCATTCTGGTGGACCGTCAACAAGGATTGGCGACCTGGATCACCACGATCATGCTGATCAGTTGGGTCTGGCTGATGCTGGAAAACAGCCTGACGCAACTGTTCACCAAAGTCTTCAAGCGCGAAATTCCGCAACCGTTGCTGCGCTACGCCACGCAGATGATTCATCAGGAAAGCCTGTTCTTCGTCCTGCCATTCTTTTTTATCACCACCACCTGGAACAGCGGGCAACTGGTGTTCACCGGGTTGCTCGGGGCGGCGGCGCTGATTTCCATTACCGACCCGCTCTACTACAAATGGCTCGCGCCCCGGCGTTGGGCGTTTCTGGCATTGCATACGCTGACGCTGTTCGCTGCTCTGCTCACCGCGCTGCCGGTGATCCTGCACCTGACCACCTCCCAGAGTTTCAAACTGGCGCTGGGCATTTCCGTGTTGCTGTCATTCCCGAGCCTGGCGTCGATTTTTCCGATTCGCACCGTGCGCAATGCGCTGGCGATTCTGAGCATCACCCTGGGCATCGGCGCGGTCGGTTGGCTGCTGCGCTCCTGGGTGCCACCGGCGACCCTGTGGATGACCGACGTGGCGATCAGCACCCGCTTGCAGGACCGCACCCCTGGCGAGAGCCTGGACGACGTCAGCGTCGCGCAGATTCGTGGCGACGGCCTCTACGCGTACACGGCCATCAACGCCCCACGAGGTCTGGACGAGCGGATTTATCACGTCTGGCAATTTGAAGGCAAAGAGGTCGACCGCATCGCGCTGGATATCCACGGCGGACGCAATGAAGGCTATCGCGCCTGGAGCCATAAACAGAACTTCCCCGGCAACCCGGCCGGAAACTGGCAGGTTCGGGTGCTGACCGAGGATGGCCAAGTGATTGGCGTGCTGCGATTTAAGATCACGGACAGCACGCCGATCAAAGAAAAGTAA